One Fusarium falciforme chromosome 1, complete sequence genomic window carries:
- a CDS encoding Hydrolase-4 domain-containing protein produces MSIPLHPALRTAIWAVAAPLGLYCIFLGLGMTPFFQRHFLYAHKINTLLWTDVNKPQQWGFARNQVTPFSLKTPDGESIYAWHILPLPLYLQNEASIESQNPGFSEDFTKTESFRLLKEDPESRLVLYCESICAGSLAHTGQNAGHIAQAIRPDSYHSLTDTSSYHVIAIDYRGFGHSTGVPSEAGVIQDASTLVEWAINVAGIPSSRIQLLGQSLGTAVVSGVAEKYALQGVEFAGITLVAGFSDLANLLVGYRIAGIFPVLAPFRVWPWLVRYLHRFIVDKWHSADRLANIVRHTKTRLRINLIHAKDDRDIPWTEDNKLFRAAAQETVGILDEAEFDAWKEQRTIRKGDDAFVTTWMAEPNIIIRQELFPHGGHNDIMGYAPVALGIMRAFDLHGTTYTED; encoded by the exons ATGTCAATCCCCCTTCATCCCGCGCTGCGGACAGCCATCTGGGCGGTCGCGGCACCTCTGGGCCTGTACTGCATCTTCCTTGGCCTGGGCATGACTCCTTTCTTTCAGAGACA CTTTCTGTACGCTCACAAAATCAACACCCTCCTGTGGACAGACGTCAACAAGCCACAGCAATGGGGTTTTGCTC GAAATCAGGTGACTCCATTTTCGCTCAAGACGCCTGATGGGGAATCCATCTATGCTTGGCACATCCTTCCGTTGCCTCTATACCTACAGAATGAGGCTTCAATAGAGTCGCAGAACCCGGGCTTCTCGGAAGACTTTACCAAGACCGAGTCGTTTCGCCTCCTCAAAGAAGATCCCGAGTCACGATTGGTGTTGTACTGTGAGTCGATCTGCGCTGGTTCACTTGCACACACTGG GCAGAATGCTGGCCACATTGCGCAAGCCATCCGGCCTGATAGCTACCACTCTCTAACTGACACCTCGTCCTACCATGTCATTGCTATTGACTATCGAGGCTTTGGCCACTCCACCGGCGTTCCGTCCGAGGCAGGTGTCATTCAAGATGCTTCAACGCTTGTTGAATGGGCCATCAATGTCGCGGGGATTCCCTCCAGTCGCATCCAGCTCCTGGGTCAAAGCTTAGGTACGGCAGTTGTCAGCGGCGTCGCCGAGAAGTATGCTCTTCAGGGCGTCGAGTTTGCCGGCATTACACTTGTTGCCGGGTTCAGCGATCTGGCAAATCTACTCGTGGGTTACCGCATTGCCGGCATCTTTCCCGTTCTCGCGCCCTTCCGTGTCTGGCCCTGGCTAGTGCGCTACCTTCACCGCTTCATTGTCGATAAGTGGCATTCCGCTGATCGACTGGCCAACATTGTTCGACACACAAAGACGAGGCTAAGGATCAACTTGATCCATGCCAAGGATGACCGAGATATTCCCTGGACTGAGGACAACAAACTGTTCCGAGCAGCAGCACAGGAGACAGTAGGAATTCTCGACGAAGCCGAATTCGATGCTTGGAAAGAACAGCGGACCATCAGAAAGGGAGATGACGCATTCGTAACGACCTGGATGGCAGAGCCCAACATCATCATTCGACAAGAACTCTTCCCACATGGAG GTCACAACGACATTATGGGATATGCACCTGTCGCCCTCGGTATTATGAGGGCGTTTGATCTACACGGAACGACTTATACTGAAGACTAG
- a CDS encoding Glycylpeptide N-tetradecanoyltransferase yields the protein MSEESKPVEPVVDETSAELKGKAIAEAEAEAESGSESEHDEHDEHADPNAAEGSSDKKKKKKKKSKRTKVKEALTGQKSGPTDSDFHKALDGLTPQQIKEFLALNPALAKEVSKASSNENPSADEAAAMLRKMNLQDIMTGLAAGGKNAKDMGSYKFWQTQPVPKFGEDSTLKEGPLRIQKVEEVDKEPAPLIAGFEWVTMDLTDDEEIKEVYELLNKHYVEDDEAMFRFNYSPSILRWAMMPPGWKKEYHVGVRATQSRKLVAFISAIPVRLRVRENFITCSEVNFLAIHKKLRGKRLTPVLIKEITRRSNLNEIWQGLYTAGVVLPKPVSTCRYFHRALNWQKLYECGFSPLPPNSKPQYQVRKYHLPESTSTKGLRPMEEKDLEAVMDLYKRYTSRFDMTPEFTREEAYHWFVPKIEPSGEQVVWTYVVVDNDNKITDFFSFFCIESSAIGNTKHSVIKVAYMFYYGTEVALQETFDKAALKKRLNELAHDALILAKQYKFDVFNALTLMDNALFLEQQKFGAGDGQLHYYLFNYRLNPIGGGVDRKNHLDEENLSGIGLVMP from the exons ATGTCCGAGGAGTCCAAACCGGTCGAGCCGGTGGTCGACGAGACCAGCGCTgagctcaagggcaaggccatCGCTGAAGCCGAAGCTGAAGCCGAATCCGGCTCCGAGTCGGAGCACGACGAACATGACGAGCATGCCGATCCCAACGCCGCCGAGGGCTCCAGCgacaagaaaaagaagaagaagaagaagtcgaagcgcaccaaggtcaaggaggccctGACCGGCCAAAAATCTGGCCCTACCGATTCCGACTTCCACAAggcccttgacggcctcaCTCCCCAGCAGATCAAGGAGTTCCTCGCCCTCAACCCGGCCCTGGCCAAGGAGGTGTCAAAGGCCTCGAGCAACGAGAACCCCTCTGCAGATGAGGCCGCCGCCATGCTGCGCAAGATGAACCTCCAGGACATCATGACTGGACTTGCCGCCGGCGGAAAGAATGCCAAGGACATGGGCTCTTACAAGTTCTGGCAGACGCAGCCTGTGCCCAAGTTTGGCGAGGACTCGACTCTGAAGGAGGGCCCCCTCCGCATCCAaaaggtcgaggaggtgGACAAGGAGCCTGCGCCTCTGATCGCCGGTTTCGAATGGGTGACGATGGATCTGactgatgacgaggagatcaaggaggtgTATGAGCTCTTGAACAAGCACTACgttgaggacgacgaggccatGTTCCGCTTCAACTACTCTCCCTCTATCCTTCGATG GGCCATGATGCCTCCTGGCTGGAAGAAGGAGTATCACGTTGGCGTTCGCGCCACCCAGTCGCGCAAACTCGTCGCCTTCATCTCAGCCATCCCCGTCAGGCTGCGCGTTCGCGAAAACTTCATCACCTGCTCCGAGGTCAACTTCCTCGCCATTCACAAGAAGCTTCGAGGCAAGCGCCTCACTCCCGTCCTCATCAAGGAGATTACCCGCCGCAGCAACCTTAACGAGATCTGGCAGGGTCTCTACACTGCTGGTGTCGTCCTCCCCAAGCCCGTCAGCACATGCCGGTACTTCCACCGCGCCCTTAACTGGCAGAAGCTGTACGAGTGCGGCTTCAGCCCTCTTCCCCCTAACAGCAAGCCTCAGTACCAGGTTCGCAAGTATCACCTACCCGAAAGCACAAGCACCAAGGGTCTGCGCccgatggaggagaaggatctCGAAGCCGTCATGGATCTGTACAAGCGATACACATCTCGTTTCGATATGACACCCGAGTTCACTCGTGAGGAGGCCTATCACTGGTTTGTCCCTAAGATTGAGCCCAGCGGAGAGCAGGTTGTGTGGACATACGTTGTTGTG GATAACGATAACAAGATTAccgacttcttctccttcttctgcatTGAATCCTCTGCTATTGGTAACACCAAGCACAGCGTTATCAAGGTTGCCTACATGTTCTACTATGGAACCGAGGTGGCCCTGCAAGAGACTTTTGACAAGGCCGCGCTTAAGAAGCGCCTCAACGAGCTCGCGCACGACGCtctcatcctcgccaagcAGTACAAGTTTGACGTCTTCAACGCCCTCACCCTCATGGACAACGCCCTCTTCCTGGAGCAGCAAAAGTTTGGTGCAGGTGATGGCCAGCTTCACTACTACCTGTTCAATTATCGTCTCAACCCCATCGGCGGTGGTGTCGATCGCAAGAACCaccttgatgaggagaacCTCAGTGGCATCGGTTTGGTGATGCCTTGA
- a CDS encoding AB hydrolase-1 domain-containing protein: MASTGYPAFPSTEETLKHPAYPATIWALEPHQKGKLPVAKDRGGPVNIAWEVHGDGPIKLVLIMGLVGALTSWQRQTKYFGHDRGDKYSVLLIDNRGIGGSDKPLSRYSTSEMALDVIEVLEHIGWTSERQLNVAGISMGGMIAQEMAMRIPKRLQSLSLLCTSAGLTQGAKGLFETLSERVGFIIPKSMERNISDTALQLFTPEWLAAPDSETLPEPGVTPRCGPPPPEVGPAYRLFDSNFQRFQAQELTKRLDPDTFTTGGLMCQLAAAGLHRKSDEQLRQIADTVGGERILVMHGTRDNMIKLHNGERLIQVMRPGVGLIEDGMGHAPPMERAQWFNSVLEERLGMWTKIVDE, from the exons ATGGCGTCGACTGG ATATCCTGCGTTCCCCTCAACAGAGGAGACGCTCAAACACCCAGCGTATCCAGCTACCATATGGGCGCTGGAACCTCACCAGAAGGGGAAGCTCCCTGTGGCAAAGGACCGCGGTGGTCCTGTGAATATCGCGTGGGAGGTCCATGGCGACGGACCGATCAAGCTTGTG CTCATCATGGGTCTGGTTGGCGCCCTGACCTCGTGGCAGCGCCAGACAAAGTACTTTGGCCATGACCGTGGCGACAAGTACTCGGTCCTGCTCATCGACAACCGCGGCATTGGCGGCAGCGACAAGCCCCTCAGCCGCTACTCGACGAGCGAGATGGCCCTGGACGTCATCGAGGTCCTCGAACACATCGGCTGGACATCTGAACGTCAGCTCAACGTAGCCGGCATCTCCATGGGCGGCATGATCGCCCAAGAGATGGCCATGCGCATCCCCAAGCGCCTCCAGTCTCTCTCACTGCTCTGCACGTCTGCGGGGCTGACCCAGGGCGCAAAGGGTTTGTTTGAAACCCTGTCTGAACGCGTGGGCTTCATCATTCCCAAGTCGATGGAGCGCAACATCTCCGACACGGCTCTGCAGCTCTTCACGCCGGAGTGGCTCGCCGCCCCGGACTCCGAGACCCTTCCGGAGCCAGGCGTCACTCCCCGGTGCGGGCCTCCTCCCCCGGAGGTTGGCCCGGCGTACCGCCTCTTCGACTCCAACTTTCAGCGTTTCCAGGCGCAGGAGCTCACAAAGCGGCTGGACCCGGACACCTTCACCACGGGGGGTCTCATGTGCCAGCTCGCAGCGGCGGGCCTGCACCGCAAGTCAGACGAGCAGCTACGCCAGATTGCCGACACTGTCGGGGGGGAGCGCATCCTCGTCATGCACGGCACGCGCGACAACATGATCAAGTTACATAACGGTGAGAGGCTCATCCAGGTGATGAGGCCCGGTGTTGGGCTCATCGAGGACGGCATGGGTCATGCCCCCCCGATGGAGCGGGCGCAGTGGTTCAACAGCGTGTTGGAGGAGCGGCTGGGCATGTGGACCAAGATTGTAGACGAGTGA
- a CDS encoding Dolichyl-diphosphooligosaccharide--protein glycosyltransferase subunit 2, producing the protein MRFSIASSLLLLSGVASAASSWGFTDGSVTVSSKKADGVTQKFAEQKPTKNALVFGHTDSIKVSLTTTEASKAKRPHQAFLVLTEATGLEAPYPLTIKASGKGSVEITHKDLPIQLLLSDTPLKANLVLGSFGSSDPLISPVFEIEIRLDPNAPAPQYDAPVRYGPRTQINHIFRADPKSPPVVISLAFVLAIAAAVPTLFLAWLALGANVNHITKALGAAPVSHAVFFGSIFAIEGTFFLYYSAWNLFQTLPVVALLGAVSFLSGTKALSEVQSRRLAGER; encoded by the exons ATGCGCTTCTCAATCGCATCGTCGCTGCTTCTGCTCTCGGGCGTCGCGAGCGCTGCCTCGTCCTGGGGATTTACCGATGGCTCCGTGACCGTCTCTTCCAAGAAGGCCGACGGCGTCACCCAGAA GTTCGCCGAACAGAAGCCTACCAAGAACGCCCTCGTTTTCGGCCACACCGACAGCATCAAGGTCTCGTTGACCACAACCGAAgcttccaaggccaagcgacCTCACCAGGCTTTCCTCGTCCTCACCGAAGCAACCGGCCTCGAGGCTCCCTATCCTCTCACCATCAAGGCGTCTGGAAAGGGATCCGTCGAGATT ACGCACAAGGACCTCCCTATCCAGCTGCTCCTTTCCGACACCCCTCTCAAGGCCAACCTGGTCCTGGGCTCCTTCGGTTCTTCCGACCCTCTGATCTCCCCCGTCTTCGAGATCGAGATTCGCCTTGATCCCAACGCTCCCGCACCCCAGTACGACGCTCCTGTGCGATACGGCCCCCGAACTCAGATCAACCACATCTTCCGCGCCGACCCCAAGAGCCCTCCCGTCGTCATCTCTCTCGCCTTTGTGCTGGCCATTGCGGCTGCTGTTCCCACCCTTTTCCTGGCT TGGCTCGCTCTGGGTGCCAACGTCAACCACATCACCAAGGCCCTCGGTGCTGCGCCGGTCTCGCACGCCGTCTTCTTTGGATCCATCTTTGCCATTGAGGGAACCTTCTTCCTTTACTACAGCGCCTGGAACCTGTTCCAGACCCTGCCCGTTGTCGCTCTTCTCGGCGCCGTGTCCTTCCTGAGCGGTACCAAGGCTCTGAGCGAGGTTCAGAGCCGACGACTTGCCGGCGAGAGGTGA